Proteins found in one Salvia splendens isolate huo1 chromosome 10, SspV2, whole genome shotgun sequence genomic segment:
- the LOC121752389 gene encoding uncharacterized protein LOC121752389: MREEESCEMQHEDDKSLLEKNKKRIVKTQAQVQALENFYNEHKYPSESMKIQLAESIGLTEKQVSGWFCHRRLKDKKLINGENHASLKQDRSSGVIQDRGSGHRQDSCGSTKQGDGKNLDTREVESGRLNSKEFSAADLTYEHESHHAGNYNRTNGDSSGSSSSLRNVPPNYQNRDPSDAATSRYLIPKFPSDIKGVKTRSGPSGYLKVKGRLENPAITAVKRQLGNNYREDGPPLGVEFDPLPPGAFESSMQEPLDGNYHTGEDACGVPDLMNVCQNSKFCKGSEYTSRMASLNSDIDGMNVKTRSGSDIPDSHIYRKSRKTSFSNSGSYYPRSNSSVEFTEGTVGDRPGFGSRDEYGSRRRPGFEVTTMDTVPRYPNMQTFDGKMRDKRAESWSRKYNHVSARVAFGENTENENSDLTARRNGYHCSVDKGFRREVIKDDKIYAKRRMLNERQMMAPIKNDPIGIKRLREEFPHHQPPKATLVVDTTPQNYQAIRSATEMPSSFSEDDESGGTSSSVD; the protein is encoded by the exons ATGAGAGAAGAAG AATCATGTGAGATGCAGCATGAAGATGATAAATCTCTTTTAGAGAAGAACAAGAAAAGGATCGTGAAGACACAAGCTCAGGTTCAAGCATTAGAAAACTTTTACAATG AGCATAAGTATCCTTCAGAGTCAATGAAAATACAACTTGCGGAGTCCATAGGTTTGACGGAGAAGCAAGTTTCGGGATGGTTTTGCCACAGAAGGTTAAAGGATAAGAAATTAATCAATGGAGAAAACCATGCTTCTTTAAAACAAGATCGGTCAAGCGGAGTTATTCAAGACCGGGGCAGTGGGCATAGGCAAGATTCATGTGGTAGCACAAAACAGGGGGATGGTAAGAATCTTGATACTAGGGAAGTGGAAAGTGGAAGATTGAATTCAAAAGAATTCTCTGCTGCAGACCTTACGTATGAGCATGAGAGTCATCATGCTGGAAACTACAATCGTACAAACGGTGATTCTTCAGGAAGTAGCAGTTCATTGCGGAATGTCCCTCCTAATTACCAAAACAGGGATCCCTCTGACGCTGCTACTTCTAGGTACCTAATACCAAAATTTCCGTCTGATATAAAGGGTGTAAAAACCAGGTCTGGCCCATCAGGTTACTTAAAAGTGAAGGGACGACTGGAAAATCCTGCTATAACTGCGGTCAAGAGGCAGCTGGGAAATAATTATCGAGAGGATGGTCCTCCTCTTGGTGTTGAATTTGATCCACTTCCTCCTGGTGCATTTGAATCCTCAATGCAGGAGCCGCTTGATG GAAATTACCACACTGGAGAAGATGCCTGTGGAGTACCAGATCTCATGAATGTTTGCCAGAATTCCAAGTTTTGCAAG GGATCTGAATACACATCCAGAATGGCTTCGTTGAACTCTGACATTGATGGTATGAATGTCAAAACAAGGAGTGGCTCTGATATTCCTGATAGCCACATTTACCGAAAGTCCAGAAAGACATCTTTCTCCAACAGTGGTTCCTATTATCCTAGGAGTAACTCTTCAGTGGAATTTACAGAAGGTACTGTCGGAGATAGACCAGGCTTTGGGAGTAGAGATGAGTATGGTTCGAGGCGAAGACCTGGTTTTGAAGTTACAACAATGGATACAGTTCCAAGATATCCAAATATGCAAACTTTTGATGGCAAAATGAGAGATAAACGAGCAGAGTCTTGGTCTCGAAAATATAATCATGTGAGTGCAAGGGTTGCTTTTGGAGAAAATACTGAAAATGAGAATTCTGACTTGACCGCAAGAAGAAATGGTTACCACTGTTCTGTAGACAAAGGGTTCCGCAGAGAAGTTAttaag GATGATAAAATAtatgccaaacggaggatgtTGAATGAACGTCAAATGATGGCCCCCATCAAGAATGATCCTATT GGTATAAAAAGATTAAGGGAAGAATTTCCACATCATCAACCCCCAAAAGCAACATTGGTGGTTGATACAACACCACAGAACTATCAAGCCATAAG GTCTGCAACAGAGATGCCATCAAGTTTTAGTGAAGACGACGAAAGTGGTGGAACCAGTTCTTCAGTGGATTGA
- the LOC121752508 gene encoding ubiquitin carboxyl-terminal hydrolase 24-like isoform X1, with protein sequence MTRNQVLVFGSFTEDEIRSMQCQPQKNDTQIIFGSLDLETLRSVGIFSTKLTELQSPNGSDRSVPDNAPKKTLPSDSGSIPVSEAAVVEENGHASVDSDSAHNFSINSTTELPGSNGHASRGSSENAVLHDSGNGIKHVSSTRSTYKVSNWPNPVRKTFFPRGLVNLGNLCFLNATLQALLSCTPFLELLHELRHRDIPEIGYPTLRAFVDFISDFDMLTDSVEKRIENNALQTGIPFRPIMFDSILKSFTPDIPDNLSGRPRQEDAQEFLSFVMHQMHDELLKLDGQVPNGNGKTASLVSSTDDESEDDSWETVGSRNKTTITRTQSFLPSKLSSIFGGQLKSVVKAEGNKASATIQPFILLHLNICPESICTVDDALKLFSEPETLEGYRISAAGKAEVVTASKSVKILELSEIMVLHLMRFSYGSQGSTKLHKTVRFPLELLVGQELLASSTEAKRYELVASITHHGRDPSKGHYTADALHPNGTWLRYDDASVTPIPKSKVLHDQAYVLFYKQL encoded by the exons GTGTTGGTTTTTGGATCATTTACTGAAGATGAGATCAGATCCATGCAGTGCCAGCCTCAAAAGAATGATACACAGATAATATTTGGTTCTTTGGATTTGGAAACTTTAAGATCCGTGGGAATTTTCAGTACAAAATTGACTGAGCTTCAATCACCTAATGGATCCGACCGTTCAGTACCTGATAATGCACCAAAAAAAACGCTGCCTAGTGACAGTGGAAGTATACCAGTGTCAGAAGCTGCTGTGGTGGAAGAGAATGGGCACGCATCAGTAGATTCTGATAGTGCACACAATTTTTCTATAAATTCAACCACAGAGCTGCCTGGTAGCAATGGACATGCATCACGAGGTTCCTCAGAAAATGCTGTTTTACATGATTCTGGAAATGGCATTAAGCATGTAAGCTCCACACGGAGCACCTACAAGGTTTCAAATTGGCCAAATCCTGTCCGTAAGACTTTTTTTCCTCGAGGTTTAGTCAACTTGGGGAACCTTTGCTTTCTCAATGCCACTCTGCAGGCTCTACTGTCATGCACTCCGTTTCTGGAGCTGCTGCATGAGCTTAGACATCGTGATATACCAGAG ATTGGTTATCCAACATTGCGTGCATTTGTTGATTTCATTTCTGACTTCGACATGCTCACTGACTCAGTTGAAAAGAGGATTGAGAATAATGCTCTTCAAACTGGAATACCATTTCGGCCTATCATGTTTGACTCCATATTGAAGAGTTTCACTCCTGATATTCCTGATAACTTATCGGGCAGGCCTAG ACAAGAAGATGCGCAGGAATTCCTAAGTTTTGTCATGCATCAGATGCACGACGAATTGCTTAAACTTGATGGGCAAGTTCCGAATGGAAATGGAAAAACTGCATCTTTAGTCTCTTCGACTGATGATGAAAGTGAGGATGACAGCTGGGAGACTGTTGGTTCAAGGAATAAAACTACAATAACAAGAACCCAGAGTTTTCTACCCTCGAAATTGAGTTCCATTTTCGGCGGTCAATTAAAAAGTGTGGTGAAGGCAGAAG GGAACAAGGCATCTGCTACCATACAGCCATTTATCCTGCTCCACCTTAATATTTGTCCCGAGTCTATCTGTACAGTAGATGATGCACTTAAACTGTTTTCTGAACCAGAAACACTTGAAGGGTATAGAATATCAGCAGCTGGAAAG GCTGAGGTGGTTACTGCCAGCAAATCAGTTAAGATTTTGGAGCTTTCCGAAATTATGGTATTACATTTGATGCGCTTTAGCTACGGAAGCCAAGGAAGCACCAAATTGCACAAAACAGTGCGTTTTCCTTTGGAGCTGCTTGTTGGCCAAGAATTGCTTGCATCTTCAACTGAG GCTAAAAGATATGAACTGGTAGCTTCGATCACTCATCATGGCAGGGATCCTTCAAAGGGACACTACACTGCAGACGCACTTCACCCCAATGGTACATGGCTGCGCTATGATGATGCCTCCGTCACACCCATTCCTAAAAGCAAGGTGCTGCACGACCAGGCGTATGTTCTCTTCTACAAACAATTGTAG
- the LOC121752508 gene encoding ubiquitin carboxyl-terminal hydrolase 24-like isoform X2: MQCQPQKNDTQIIFGSLDLETLRSVGIFSTKLTELQSPNGSDRSVPDNAPKKTLPSDSGSIPVSEAAVVEENGHASVDSDSAHNFSINSTTELPGSNGHASRGSSENAVLHDSGNGIKHVSSTRSTYKVSNWPNPVRKTFFPRGLVNLGNLCFLNATLQALLSCTPFLELLHELRHRDIPEIGYPTLRAFVDFISDFDMLTDSVEKRIENNALQTGIPFRPIMFDSILKSFTPDIPDNLSGRPRQEDAQEFLSFVMHQMHDELLKLDGQVPNGNGKTASLVSSTDDESEDDSWETVGSRNKTTITRTQSFLPSKLSSIFGGQLKSVVKAEGNKASATIQPFILLHLNICPESICTVDDALKLFSEPETLEGYRISAAGKAEVVTASKSVKILELSEIMVLHLMRFSYGSQGSTKLHKTVRFPLELLVGQELLASSTEAKRYELVASITHHGRDPSKGHYTADALHPNGTWLRYDDASVTPIPKSKVLHDQAYVLFYKQL; this comes from the exons ATGCAGTGCCAGCCTCAAAAGAATGATACACAGATAATATTTGGTTCTTTGGATTTGGAAACTTTAAGATCCGTGGGAATTTTCAGTACAAAATTGACTGAGCTTCAATCACCTAATGGATCCGACCGTTCAGTACCTGATAATGCACCAAAAAAAACGCTGCCTAGTGACAGTGGAAGTATACCAGTGTCAGAAGCTGCTGTGGTGGAAGAGAATGGGCACGCATCAGTAGATTCTGATAGTGCACACAATTTTTCTATAAATTCAACCACAGAGCTGCCTGGTAGCAATGGACATGCATCACGAGGTTCCTCAGAAAATGCTGTTTTACATGATTCTGGAAATGGCATTAAGCATGTAAGCTCCACACGGAGCACCTACAAGGTTTCAAATTGGCCAAATCCTGTCCGTAAGACTTTTTTTCCTCGAGGTTTAGTCAACTTGGGGAACCTTTGCTTTCTCAATGCCACTCTGCAGGCTCTACTGTCATGCACTCCGTTTCTGGAGCTGCTGCATGAGCTTAGACATCGTGATATACCAGAG ATTGGTTATCCAACATTGCGTGCATTTGTTGATTTCATTTCTGACTTCGACATGCTCACTGACTCAGTTGAAAAGAGGATTGAGAATAATGCTCTTCAAACTGGAATACCATTTCGGCCTATCATGTTTGACTCCATATTGAAGAGTTTCACTCCTGATATTCCTGATAACTTATCGGGCAGGCCTAG ACAAGAAGATGCGCAGGAATTCCTAAGTTTTGTCATGCATCAGATGCACGACGAATTGCTTAAACTTGATGGGCAAGTTCCGAATGGAAATGGAAAAACTGCATCTTTAGTCTCTTCGACTGATGATGAAAGTGAGGATGACAGCTGGGAGACTGTTGGTTCAAGGAATAAAACTACAATAACAAGAACCCAGAGTTTTCTACCCTCGAAATTGAGTTCCATTTTCGGCGGTCAATTAAAAAGTGTGGTGAAGGCAGAAG GGAACAAGGCATCTGCTACCATACAGCCATTTATCCTGCTCCACCTTAATATTTGTCCCGAGTCTATCTGTACAGTAGATGATGCACTTAAACTGTTTTCTGAACCAGAAACACTTGAAGGGTATAGAATATCAGCAGCTGGAAAG GCTGAGGTGGTTACTGCCAGCAAATCAGTTAAGATTTTGGAGCTTTCCGAAATTATGGTATTACATTTGATGCGCTTTAGCTACGGAAGCCAAGGAAGCACCAAATTGCACAAAACAGTGCGTTTTCCTTTGGAGCTGCTTGTTGGCCAAGAATTGCTTGCATCTTCAACTGAG GCTAAAAGATATGAACTGGTAGCTTCGATCACTCATCATGGCAGGGATCCTTCAAAGGGACACTACACTGCAGACGCACTTCACCCCAATGGTACATGGCTGCGCTATGATGATGCCTCCGTCACACCCATTCCTAAAAGCAAGGTGCTGCACGACCAGGCGTATGTTCTCTTCTACAAACAATTGTAG